One Aneurinibacillus migulanus genomic region harbors:
- a CDS encoding 5'/3'-nucleotidase SurE: MLCTILITNDDGIHALGIRKLVECLHERANVYIVAPAKEKSSAGYGVTPRAPLCVDKIVYGKVK, translated from the coding sequence GTGTTGTGTACGATATTAATCACGAATGATGATGGCATCCATGCATTGGGTATACGGAAGCTGGTGGAGTGTTTGCATGAGCGGGCGAACGTATATATCGTAGCACCCGCCAAGGAGAAAAGCTCGGCAGGGTATGGAGTAACCCCGCGCGCTCCTCTCTGTGTTGACAAAATAGTGTACGGAAAAGTAAAGTAG
- a CDS encoding peroxiredoxin yields MAERLVGKKAPDFTMDTVLGNGKEFSKASLEDYRGKWLILFFYPMDFTFVCPTEITAISDAHEQFAELDTEILGVSTDSVYTHRAWINTSRDENGLGELNFPLAADLTHKVARDYGILVEEKGVAQRGLFIIDPEGELKYEVVTDDNVGRSVEETLRVLQALQAGGLCPANWKPGMKML; encoded by the coding sequence ATGGCAGAACGTTTAGTAGGTAAGAAAGCACCGGATTTTACGATGGACACAGTACTTGGAAACGGAAAGGAATTCAGCAAAGCATCGCTTGAAGACTATCGTGGAAAATGGTTGATTCTGTTTTTCTATCCGATGGACTTCACATTCGTATGCCCAACCGAGATTACAGCGATAAGCGATGCGCATGAACAATTCGCTGAGCTTGATACCGAGATTCTTGGTGTGTCCACTGACTCCGTGTATACGCATCGTGCATGGATTAATACATCACGTGATGAGAACGGACTTGGAGAGCTTAATTTCCCACTTGCAGCCGATTTGACCCACAAAGTGGCGCGTGACTATGGTATTCTAGTAGAAGAGAAAGGTGTGGCACAGCGCGGTCTGTTCATTATCGATCCGGAAGGCGAATTGAAGTATGAAGTCGTAACGGATGATAACGTAGGACGTTCCGTGGAAGAAACGTTGCGTGTGCTGCAAGCATTGCAGGCAGGCGGCCTGTGTCCGGCTAATTGGAAACCAGGAATGAAAATGCTGTAA
- a CDS encoding DUF4166 domain-containing protein codes for MKSIYQKALGENFKRLHPKLQEKFGLTSTGGRAAISHGIMDEITGGLPFLRPLFRLGTGRRMVFPERGRNISFVLENYAYRDSYGRECIIWARTFDFGKKKRHFDAVMVYSEQKERIIDYFGSHQDFVSDLEFTVLDDGGLRITSKEQRLLPGDLTIPLPVFLRAEAIVTERFLDETNEFFIHVQVRNPIVGTLFEYQGTFRTEYVHVLPEEIPDRVVPVKERKRE; via the coding sequence ATGAAGTCGATTTACCAAAAGGCGCTGGGCGAAAATTTCAAACGTTTGCATCCGAAGCTACAGGAGAAATTCGGACTGACCAGCACAGGAGGCAGGGCGGCGATTTCTCACGGCATAATGGATGAGATAACAGGGGGGCTTCCCTTTCTCCGTCCGTTGTTCCGGTTAGGGACAGGAAGACGGATGGTGTTTCCTGAACGAGGCCGTAACATTTCTTTTGTGCTGGAGAACTATGCGTACAGAGACTCATATGGTAGGGAATGTATCATATGGGCGCGTACGTTTGACTTTGGAAAAAAGAAGCGACATTTTGATGCTGTTATGGTATATAGCGAACAGAAGGAGAGAATTATCGATTACTTCGGCTCCCATCAGGATTTCGTCTCCGATTTGGAGTTTACGGTACTTGATGACGGAGGACTGCGTATCACCTCAAAAGAGCAACGGTTGTTGCCAGGAGATTTGACGATTCCGTTGCCCGTATTTTTACGTGCGGAAGCGATAGTTACGGAACGGTTTCTTGATGAGACGAATGAATTCTTTATCCACGTTCAGGTCCGAAATCCGATAGTAGGAACGTTGTTTGAATATCAAGGGACATTCCGTACCGAATATGTACATGTGTTACCAGAGGAGATTCCCGATCGCGTTGTACCTGTAAAAGAGCGAAAAAGGGAGTAA
- a CDS encoding YciI family protein: protein MPYYAAIMKTVDKEQDKMVRTEHIEYLNHLIEEGKIFAKGPFTDGSGGLIIFHVASYEEAKHLTDQDPVTKVGSRIFEIKEWKSSLIAK from the coding sequence ATGCCATATTACGCTGCAATTATGAAGACCGTTGATAAAGAACAAGATAAGATGGTTCGTACCGAACACATTGAATATTTAAATCATCTTATTGAGGAGGGAAAAATTTTTGCTAAAGGGCCTTTCACAGATGGGAGTGGAGGGTTGATTATTTTTCATGTAGCATCTTATGAAGAAGCAAAACATCTCACAGATCAGGACCCGGTAACAAAAGTAGGAAGCCGTATATTCGAGATAAAGGAATGGAAAAGCAGCCTAATCGCTAAATAA
- a CDS encoding Na-translocating system protein MpsC family protein: MDSALLKYDNLFKRRVTQLYNSVNQEMYGVGVRKQQIDVLEDKIVIYGEHKRVPGLTFLQGKFDDLTVHVHAALIKEFKSRLKEQMEKNFGLKVFAILKDYDPETELAVTVIHFESQ; this comes from the coding sequence ATGGATTCAGCGTTGCTTAAATATGATAACCTTTTCAAAAGAAGGGTAACCCAGTTGTACAACAGCGTAAATCAGGAAATGTACGGCGTAGGAGTTCGCAAGCAGCAAATCGATGTATTGGAAGATAAGATAGTGATTTATGGTGAACATAAGAGAGTGCCGGGATTGACTTTTCTTCAAGGAAAGTTCGATGACCTGACGGTTCATGTTCACGCCGCATTAATAAAAGAGTTTAAATCAAGATTAAAAGAGCAAATGGAGAAGAATTTCGGCCTTAAGGTGTTTGCGATCCTAAAGGATTATGATCCTGAAACAGAATTAGCTGTAACGGTCATTCATTTTGAAAGTCAATAA
- the lpdA gene encoding dihydrolipoyl dehydrogenase, whose amino-acid sequence MKVTVDVLVIGAGPGGYTAAIRTAQLGKHVAIVEQDALGGVCLNRGCIPSKALISAAHQLEVVNGAASIGIEAGEAKVSFTKVQEWKNGIVHKLTSGVQSLLKANKVQKLTGRASFLSPNEVRIEGEETIACHFMHCIIATGSRPIELPAFPYGGRILSSTEALALDEIPQTMIVLGGGYIGIELGQTYAKFGTKVTIIEGTDAILPGFEKEASRFVSRTLKKLGVQVFTQAMAESAEQTNEAVTVTFTHKGEAQQVTADYLLVTVGRRPNLEALGLDQIGIEHTERGLLRVDEQGRTSVPTIYAIGDIVAGVALAHKASYEGKVAAEAIAGLDSTVDYRVIPAVVFSDPEIASVGISETEAKEQGRSIVTGKFPYAANGRALSLNAGEGFVKIIADKEEGTVLGAQIVGPEASNLIAELGLAIEAGITLEEISQTIHAHPTLGEIVMEAAESALGRAIHQVNKPTATAVK is encoded by the coding sequence GTGAAAGTGACAGTAGATGTACTTGTAATCGGAGCGGGACCGGGCGGGTATACGGCGGCAATCAGAACAGCCCAGCTTGGGAAGCATGTAGCGATTGTTGAGCAAGATGCACTAGGCGGCGTATGCCTAAATCGGGGATGTATCCCATCCAAAGCACTCATTTCCGCCGCTCATCAGCTTGAAGTGGTAAACGGAGCGGCTAGTATTGGAATTGAAGCGGGAGAAGCAAAAGTGAGCTTCACCAAGGTGCAAGAATGGAAGAACGGTATCGTCCATAAGCTGACCTCTGGGGTTCAATCCTTGCTGAAAGCGAATAAGGTGCAAAAGCTAACGGGGCGGGCCTCTTTTCTAAGTCCGAATGAGGTGCGAATCGAGGGAGAAGAAACGATAGCGTGCCATTTTATGCACTGCATTATTGCGACGGGTTCGCGTCCGATTGAATTACCGGCGTTTCCATACGGTGGTCGCATCCTTTCTTCTACGGAGGCGCTTGCTCTCGATGAAATTCCCCAAACCATGATCGTGCTTGGTGGCGGATACATCGGAATTGAACTTGGACAAACGTATGCTAAATTTGGAACAAAGGTAACGATTATTGAAGGGACGGATGCTATCCTCCCTGGTTTCGAAAAGGAAGCTTCACGTTTCGTCAGCCGTACACTCAAAAAATTGGGAGTCCAAGTGTTTACTCAGGCTATGGCAGAATCAGCGGAGCAAACGAACGAGGCGGTAACAGTTACATTTACGCATAAAGGGGAAGCACAGCAAGTGACGGCGGATTATTTGCTCGTAACAGTTGGACGTAGGCCGAACCTTGAAGCTCTCGGGCTTGATCAGATAGGCATTGAACATACGGAGCGCGGACTATTGCGTGTAGATGAACAGGGAAGAACGAGTGTGCCTACTATTTATGCGATCGGTGACATTGTAGCAGGAGTGGCACTGGCTCATAAGGCTTCCTATGAAGGGAAAGTGGCCGCCGAAGCGATTGCTGGGCTCGACAGTACCGTTGATTATCGGGTCATTCCTGCAGTAGTGTTCTCCGATCCTGAAATCGCAAGTGTTGGGATCAGCGAAACGGAGGCAAAGGAGCAGGGACGCAGCATTGTTACTGGGAAGTTTCCCTATGCAGCCAACGGTCGTGCTCTTTCTCTGAACGCCGGGGAAGGGTTCGTGAAAATCATCGCTGATAAAGAGGAAGGTACCGTTCTTGGAGCGCAAATCGTCGGACCGGAGGCCTCCAACTTAATTGCAGAGCTAGGGTTGGCGATTGAAGCAGGCATAACGCTTGAGGAAATCAGTCAGACCATCCATGCTCACCCGACGCTTGGGGAGATTGTCATGGAAGCTGCGGAGAGTGCACTTGGCCGTGCCATTCATCAGGTGAATAAACCGACTGCTACAGCGGTCAAGTAA
- a CDS encoding NTP transferase domain-containing protein — MKSIAFTVNGQTVNVSTYPAKPLLDVLRDDLNLTGSKECCGKGECGSCSIILEGEAVCSCLILTGQVEGKKITTIEGIGTVENMDPLQKAFAEEGAHVIKNRQWEQGKSASVIRGISALDSECGAVLLVNVDQPVPSNSINQLIDSHQRLQGKIHLPVFQGRRGHPVLFSTELLPDLREISEECQGVKSIIRKYDTEIVHVPMTDPSVLYNFNTPADYEKGGQTCEFRK; from the coding sequence ATGAAGTCCATTGCTTTTACAGTAAACGGTCAAACGGTGAATGTCTCAACCTATCCGGCAAAGCCGCTGTTGGATGTTCTTAGGGACGACCTCAATCTTACAGGAAGTAAAGAATGCTGTGGAAAAGGTGAGTGCGGCAGTTGCTCCATCATATTGGAAGGAGAAGCGGTATGCTCCTGTCTTATTCTTACAGGTCAAGTGGAAGGCAAAAAGATAACGACCATAGAAGGCATCGGAACCGTAGAGAACATGGACCCGTTACAGAAAGCCTTTGCAGAAGAAGGGGCTCATGTAATAAAAAACAGGCAATGGGAGCAGGGAAAGAGCGCTTCGGTTATACGAGGGATTTCTGCGCTCGATTCTGAATGCGGAGCAGTCTTGCTCGTTAATGTCGATCAGCCCGTTCCTAGCAACTCGATTAATCAACTGATCGATTCGCATCAGCGGTTACAGGGGAAAATTCACCTCCCTGTTTTCCAGGGAAGACGGGGGCATCCGGTGCTATTTTCTACCGAGCTTTTGCCTGACTTGCGCGAAATCTCAGAGGAGTGCCAGGGTGTTAAAAGTATTATTCGAAAATATGACACCGAGATCGTACATGTGCCCATGACTGACCCATCTGTACTGTACAATTTCAATACACCTGCAGACTATGAAAAAGGAGGCCAAACATGCGAGTTTCGGAAATAG
- a CDS encoding 5'-deoxyadenosine deaminase, whose translation MSSILIKNAQIITMDENESILKGDMYIENDCIKEIGPNLRYDNVEKVIDATNRVVIPGFIQTHIHLCQTLFRGQADDLELLDWLKKRIWPLEASHDEESIYYSAMLGTGELIQSGTTCVVDMETVNHTDSALQAIAQSGIRALSGKVMMDMGGEVPDLLHEKTDASIQQSVDLLEKWHNHDNGRIQYAFCPRFVVSCTEELLTNVRDLAIQYDTMIHTHASENRSEIELVEAERGMRNVVYLDHIGLATERLILAHCVWLNEEEKQIIKKRNVKVAHCPGSNLKLASGIADVPDMLDKEIHLSLGADGAPCNNSLDMFNEMRLAAVIQKPAHGPTCMNAKAVFRMATIGGAKAIGLDSQIGSLEVGKKADLAILNLNKFHAYPAAEVDIISRIVYSASKADVETTIVNGKVLMENRIMRTIDENIVLSEADRSIKRLLKRLPSIVTV comes from the coding sequence ATGTCATCAATTCTAATTAAAAACGCACAGATTATAACGATGGATGAAAACGAAAGCATTTTGAAAGGTGATATGTACATCGAAAACGATTGTATCAAAGAAATCGGACCGAACCTGCGCTATGACAATGTCGAAAAAGTAATCGACGCTACAAATCGGGTTGTTATCCCAGGCTTCATCCAAACCCATATTCACCTTTGCCAAACGCTGTTCCGTGGACAGGCCGATGATCTCGAACTGCTTGACTGGCTCAAGAAGCGGATTTGGCCCCTCGAAGCATCTCATGATGAAGAATCCATCTACTACTCTGCTATGTTAGGTACGGGAGAACTCATTCAGAGCGGGACGACCTGTGTTGTAGACATGGAGACGGTAAACCATACGGATTCCGCGTTACAGGCCATTGCACAGAGCGGCATCCGCGCTCTATCAGGTAAAGTCATGATGGATATGGGGGGGGAAGTACCGGACCTCTTACACGAAAAAACAGACGCTTCCATTCAGCAGAGTGTCGACTTGTTAGAGAAGTGGCATAACCATGATAACGGACGTATCCAGTATGCTTTCTGCCCTAGATTCGTTGTATCATGCACAGAAGAATTGCTTACGAACGTACGCGATTTGGCGATTCAATACGATACAATGATTCATACCCATGCTTCCGAGAACCGTTCAGAAATCGAATTGGTAGAAGCGGAACGCGGCATGCGAAACGTCGTATATTTGGATCACATCGGGTTGGCGACCGAGCGCCTTATTCTTGCTCATTGCGTTTGGCTAAATGAGGAAGAGAAACAAATCATCAAGAAAAGAAACGTGAAAGTCGCCCATTGTCCGGGCTCCAACCTGAAGCTGGCATCCGGCATTGCAGACGTACCCGACATGCTTGACAAAGAAATTCACTTGAGCTTAGGCGCAGATGGTGCACCTTGCAATAACAGTCTCGATATGTTTAATGAGATGCGTTTGGCAGCTGTTATCCAGAAGCCCGCACATGGACCGACGTGCATGAACGCGAAGGCCGTGTTCAGAATGGCTACGATTGGCGGAGCCAAAGCCATTGGTCTTGATTCCCAAATCGGCAGCCTTGAAGTTGGAAAAAAAGCAGACTTGGCTATCTTGAACCTTAATAAGTTCCATGCCTATCCTGCTGCAGAAGTGGACATTATTTCCCGTATCGTCTACTCGGCCTCCAAGGCAGATGTAGAAACAACGATTGTTAATGGTAAAGTATTGATGGAGAATCGCATTATGCGTACAATTGATGAAAATATCGTATTAAGTGAAGCTGACCGCTCCATTAAGCGCTTGCTGAAACGTCTGCCTTCTATCGTTACTGTCTAA
- a CDS encoding NCS2 family permease, giving the protein MSVNPEASPQLEALPNEPKNTKTSWLDRQFKLSQRNTTVKTELIAGLTTFIAMSYIIFVVPGTLSETGMPKEAAIAAVIFSSIIATLLYAVLANMPIAVAPGLGLVAFFTYTVVLGMGLTWQTALGAVFISGVTFFILAITGIRKKVIESVPEVLQSAIGVGIGLFITFIGMKNAGIIVASEGTTVALGKIITPGPILAIAGLILAAVLTARNVKGALILSILATTVVAMIVGAVQMPKGLGDVISFSIPSLSDTFLQMDIKAAIGYGIISVIFSFTIVEVFDNTAALIGLTRRAGLMDKNGKIENVNRAFVADGLATMSSSCLGATAMNPYLENTTGIAEGGKTGLTALVVAGLFLIALLFAPLVAIVPPFATAPALILVGAFMFTEITRINFDDFTDVVPAFLTIIMMPLTFSIAEGLAFGFISYSLLKVLTGKAKEVTWTVHIISIAFLINFFYHG; this is encoded by the coding sequence ATGTCGGTAAATCCCGAAGCAAGTCCCCAATTGGAAGCGCTACCTAACGAACCGAAGAATACGAAAACGTCCTGGCTAGACAGACAATTTAAGCTATCTCAACGCAATACAACTGTGAAAACCGAACTGATTGCAGGGCTTACTACATTCATCGCTATGAGCTATATCATCTTTGTCGTTCCTGGAACGCTTTCGGAAACCGGTATGCCAAAAGAAGCAGCGATTGCCGCCGTTATTTTCTCAAGCATTATCGCTACACTGCTGTATGCAGTGCTAGCTAACATGCCTATTGCTGTCGCTCCCGGACTGGGACTAGTCGCATTCTTTACGTATACGGTTGTTCTCGGTATGGGGTTGACATGGCAAACGGCATTAGGAGCTGTATTTATATCAGGGGTTACTTTCTTTATCCTTGCTATAACAGGAATCCGGAAGAAAGTCATCGAGTCTGTACCGGAAGTCTTACAATCGGCAATCGGGGTTGGAATTGGCTTATTCATCACCTTTATCGGAATGAAAAACGCGGGTATTATTGTTGCGAGTGAAGGAACAACGGTCGCTCTTGGAAAAATTATAACGCCAGGTCCCATTCTAGCAATCGCCGGTCTCATCCTTGCCGCTGTTTTAACGGCACGAAACGTAAAAGGGGCTTTAATCCTTAGCATTCTCGCTACCACAGTGGTTGCTATGATTGTGGGTGCAGTACAAATGCCAAAAGGACTTGGAGATGTTATCTCTTTCTCTATACCTAGCCTGTCAGATACATTCCTACAGATGGACATTAAAGCAGCGATCGGCTATGGTATCATCTCCGTTATTTTCTCGTTCACCATCGTTGAGGTCTTCGACAACACAGCCGCATTGATCGGCTTGACGAGAAGAGCCGGATTAATGGATAAAAACGGAAAAATCGAAAATGTTAACCGAGCGTTTGTCGCTGATGGATTGGCTACGATGAGCAGTTCTTGCCTTGGAGCAACAGCCATGAACCCTTACCTTGAGAATACTACAGGAATTGCTGAAGGTGGAAAAACGGGACTTACCGCTCTGGTCGTTGCGGGCTTGTTCCTGATTGCACTTCTGTTCGCACCATTAGTCGCAATCGTTCCTCCCTTCGCTACCGCTCCTGCTCTCATTCTGGTAGGCGCCTTCATGTTTACGGAAATTACACGCATTAATTTTGATGACTTTACCGATGTTGTACCGGCTTTCTTGACCATCATCATGATGCCGCTTACATTCAGTATTGCTGAAGGCCTAGCATTTGGCTTCATTTCCTATAGCCTATTGAAAGTTCTGACAGGCAAGGCAAAAGAGGTCACCTGGACGGTGCATATTATCAGTATAGCATTTTTGATTAACTTTTTCTACCATGGCTAG
- a CDS encoding xanthine dehydrogenase family protein molybdopterin-binding subunit, whose product MTYAHVYNHLYECRKNMRVEGHFMVPTAKKQIGKKAGMPHYVYGYLTHVVLVEVDMLTGETDVLRVVSIPDCGRVLNRQGLEGQAEGGAVMGIGYTLYEDTVMEGGVHRTTNFTNYILPTFKETPIIETIPVEEAEASGPYGAKGIGEVVMIPIIPAIVQALYDATGVRLRHLPATPERVFRAMKEQEII is encoded by the coding sequence GTGACATATGCTCATGTATATAATCACCTCTATGAATGTAGAAAGAACATGAGGGTAGAAGGACATTTCATGGTACCGACAGCAAAAAAGCAAATCGGGAAAAAAGCAGGTATGCCTCACTACGTGTATGGTTATCTTACACATGTAGTGCTGGTGGAAGTAGATATGTTAACAGGGGAAACGGACGTGCTCCGTGTGGTCTCAATACCGGATTGCGGTCGAGTTCTTAACAGGCAAGGACTTGAAGGGCAAGCTGAAGGCGGCGCTGTGATGGGGATCGGTTATACGTTATACGAAGATACCGTAATGGAAGGAGGGGTTCACAGAACGACTAATTTTACTAATTATATTCTTCCGACGTTCAAGGAAACACCGATAATCGAGACGATACCTGTAGAAGAGGCGGAGGCGAGTGGACCGTATGGTGCAAAGGGAATTGGCGAGGTTGTCATGATTCCAATTATCCCGGCTATCGTTCAGGCGTTGTATGATGCCACCGGTGTGCGTCTGCGTCACCTTCCCGCTACGCCGGAACGTGTTTTTCGTGCAATGAAGGAGCAAGAAATCATATAG
- a CDS encoding NUDIX domain-containing protein: MKVRTSAKALIVQNNKVLLVKMRDDRGIYYIMPGGGQEHGETLPQTLRRECLEELGMDVHIGSLLFVREYIGKNHENALLHNDIHQVEFIFSCRPASLPSAPAEPDNGQIGSGWLDIANLSNYRLYPKQLLSILENKWHTLENKNGEDFPAYVGDMN; this comes from the coding sequence ATGAAAGTACGTACATCAGCAAAAGCGCTTATCGTGCAAAACAACAAAGTTTTGCTCGTTAAAATGAGAGATGATAGAGGCATTTATTACATCATGCCTGGAGGGGGACAAGAACACGGAGAAACGTTACCACAAACACTTCGCCGCGAATGCCTGGAAGAGTTGGGCATGGACGTACATATCGGTTCTCTTCTCTTCGTACGCGAATATATCGGAAAAAACCATGAAAATGCATTGCTACATAATGATATTCATCAGGTAGAATTCATCTTTTCTTGTCGCCCTGCATCCCTTCCCTCCGCTCCTGCCGAGCCGGACAACGGACAAATCGGCTCAGGTTGGCTAGATATAGCCAACCTGTCTAACTATCGGCTGTATCCAAAGCAGCTTCTTTCCATCCTGGAAAACAAATGGCATACTCTAGAAAACAAGAACGGGGAAGACTTCCCCGCTTATGTTGGTGATATGAACTAG
- a CDS encoding redoxin domain-containing protein, with amino-acid sequence MPMRLKTPMPSLDGATEWFNDEGFKPEDLAGHPVLIHFWAVSCHICHEVMDEVVSYVHAYKDHGLKVVGIHMPKQESDLDVGKVKKDIEQYNIVQPVAVDNTHAMTDAFENQFVPAFFLFDNEGKLVYRAAGDKGFKNVKPKIEDLLGIAQQ; translated from the coding sequence ATGCCAATGAGATTGAAAACCCCGATGCCTTCGCTTGACGGAGCAACGGAATGGTTCAACGACGAAGGCTTTAAGCCGGAGGATTTGGCGGGACATCCAGTGCTTATCCACTTCTGGGCGGTATCCTGCCATATCTGCCATGAAGTAATGGATGAAGTCGTATCTTATGTCCACGCATACAAAGATCATGGCCTGAAAGTTGTCGGCATTCATATGCCGAAGCAGGAGAGCGATCTTGATGTCGGGAAAGTTAAAAAAGACATCGAGCAGTACAACATCGTGCAGCCAGTGGCGGTAGATAATACGCACGCCATGACCGATGCATTCGAGAATCAGTTTGTGCCTGCATTCTTCCTGTTCGACAATGAAGGCAAGCTTGTCTACCGGGCTGCCGGGGATAAGGGATTCAAAAACGTCAAACCGAAAATCGAAGACTTATTGGGCATTGCCCAACAATAA
- a CDS encoding YndJ family protein: MRRETKARLLVGFVLWIGSLVLFPLGYIERLLLFAFFITVPLALFVVEHPGRDGETSRLYRMIVRLHLPMAVIGTLSFAYPAGKLAGLLSLSWVLFTCLIGLYGLLRFLKRGFYFLEEFCIDAGLMYMTLGGFWFAAHRFGFDVMNFGSLIILLTAIHFHYSSLAVPIFTGLLGRTMEKTKLYRWMAAGNVISPLLIAVGITYSRTVEWLAVIFFACCLLVYVYYTFRMICVEKKGGFTKASLALSSLSLLLTMGFAVSYGIGRGFGIQWVSIPTMVLIHGTGNTFGFVFLGLLAWTSIRPEARTSASGIPYSRLYGQWKIGAEFLEQAGWLDTSRKPVRGLVDDFSMYENRQFQPSRLHVCIRDFYERTLTYELTARVRWLRGFAFLSRLYKPVAEKIEQLNLPLNDEEEQVMEGTIVPVNSERDGRQNVRAWIRKDCVTGKTIFVAAYSHHTYEAETYMNIALPLPCGNMTGVLRLMHDETDGLILTSVPGNRIKGDEGIYYVFPYFFLRLPLNETFHVRSGEEESLYADHRMWIFGIPFLTISYCIKHKKPS; this comes from the coding sequence ATGAGAAGAGAAACGAAGGCCCGGTTGCTGGTTGGATTCGTGTTATGGATAGGGAGCCTTGTGCTATTTCCTCTCGGTTATATTGAAAGGTTACTGCTTTTCGCCTTTTTCATTACGGTCCCGCTCGCCTTGTTTGTAGTGGAGCATCCGGGACGGGACGGAGAAACCTCCCGCTTATATCGGATGATAGTGCGTCTGCATCTGCCAATGGCAGTCATCGGTACATTATCGTTCGCATATCCTGCGGGAAAGTTGGCTGGTTTGCTTTCACTCAGCTGGGTGTTGTTTACGTGTCTCATCGGTTTATATGGACTGCTTCGTTTTCTGAAGAGAGGATTCTACTTTCTTGAGGAGTTTTGTATTGATGCCGGGTTGATGTATATGACGCTGGGGGGCTTCTGGTTTGCGGCCCACCGCTTCGGTTTTGATGTCATGAATTTTGGTAGCCTTATTATTCTTTTAACAGCCATTCATTTTCATTATTCTTCGCTGGCTGTTCCGATTTTCACTGGACTGTTAGGTCGCACGATGGAGAAGACGAAGTTGTACCGTTGGATGGCTGCAGGAAATGTTATCAGTCCTTTGCTAATCGCAGTCGGTATTACATATTCGCGTACTGTTGAGTGGCTCGCAGTTATATTTTTTGCCTGCTGCCTACTCGTGTATGTCTACTACACTTTCCGAATGATATGTGTTGAAAAGAAGGGGGGATTTACAAAAGCGAGCTTGGCGCTTTCTTCGCTTTCTCTTTTGCTAACCATGGGATTTGCGGTTAGCTACGGCATTGGAAGAGGATTTGGAATCCAATGGGTTTCTATCCCGACAATGGTGCTTATTCACGGGACAGGGAACACGTTCGGCTTTGTTTTCCTAGGCTTGCTGGCCTGGACCAGTATTCGACCTGAAGCGCGAACCTCTGCTTCTGGTATACCGTATAGCCGACTATATGGACAGTGGAAAATTGGTGCAGAGTTTCTGGAACAAGCCGGGTGGCTAGATACATCTCGCAAGCCTGTCCGTGGTCTAGTTGACGACTTCTCTATGTATGAAAACCGGCAGTTCCAACCGTCCCGCTTACATGTCTGTATCCGGGATTTTTACGAACGGACGCTTACCTATGAGTTAACGGCCAGAGTCAGGTGGCTACGTGGTTTCGCTTTTTTGTCCAGGCTATATAAACCGGTGGCGGAAAAAATCGAGCAGTTGAATCTTCCGTTGAATGATGAAGAAGAGCAAGTGATGGAAGGTACAATCGTTCCGGTGAATAGCGAACGTGATGGGCGGCAGAATGTACGGGCCTGGATACGAAAGGACTGCGTTACCGGGAAAACGATTTTTGTAGCTGCCTATTCGCATCATACGTATGAAGCAGAAACGTACATGAACATCGCCTTGCCGCTGCCCTGCGGAAATATGACCGGTGTGTTGCGCCTCATGCATGATGAGACAGATGGACTCATACTTACCAGTGTACCCGGTAACAGAATAAAAGGGGACGAAGGCATTTACTATGTTTTCCCCTATTTTTTCCTCCGTCTCCCTTTGAACGAGACATTTCATGTTCGGTCCGGTGAGGAAGAAAGCTTATATGCGGACCACCGGATGTGGATATTCGGTATCCCGTTCTTAACTATCTCGTATTGCATCAAACATAAAAAGCCGTCGTAA